In Parasegetibacter sp. NRK P23, a single genomic region encodes these proteins:
- the serA gene encoding phosphoglycerate dehydrogenase, which translates to MAEKKTTSYPKEKINILFLENISDKAVNHFKESGYSNVKKLGGALSEEELIKAVKDVHLLGIRSKTQITENVLKAATKLQAIGCFCIGVNQVDLKSARKHGVAVFNAPYSNTRSVAELVMGASVMLIRKIVDKNKAAHEGTWMKDAKGSYELRGKTLGIIGYGNIGSQVSVLAEAFGMKVIFYDVVTKLPLGNAVAKKTLKDVVSQADVITLHVPETAQTKNLINKSVLKHFKKGAILLNYARGEVVDLDALAKALEDGTVGGAGIDVYPWEPEKNGDTFTTPLQNLSNVILTPHIGGSTEEAQQNIGEDVSNKLFQYLEMGGTTGSHTVPSLSLPPQEGTHRILHIHNNVPGVLSEINTQLSNHKINILSQYLKTNDEIGYVVLDVDKKLSAQAFQLLKEVKETIKVRMLY; encoded by the coding sequence ATGGCAGAAAAGAAAACAACGAGCTACCCCAAGGAGAAGATCAATATTCTTTTCCTCGAGAACATCAGCGATAAAGCCGTTAATCATTTCAAGGAATCCGGCTACAGCAATGTGAAGAAACTCGGGGGAGCGCTTTCGGAAGAAGAACTCATTAAAGCGGTGAAAGATGTTCATTTGCTGGGTATCCGTTCCAAAACACAGATCACCGAAAACGTATTAAAAGCCGCCACCAAATTACAGGCCATCGGCTGTTTCTGCATCGGTGTGAACCAGGTCGACCTGAAAAGCGCCCGCAAACACGGGGTGGCCGTATTCAATGCCCCTTACTCCAACACCCGTTCCGTGGCCGAACTGGTAATGGGCGCCTCCGTAATGCTGATCCGTAAAATTGTTGATAAGAATAAAGCCGCGCATGAAGGCACCTGGATGAAGGATGCCAAAGGAAGTTATGAGCTGAGGGGCAAAACACTGGGCATCATCGGCTACGGAAATATCGGTTCGCAGGTGAGCGTGCTGGCGGAAGCTTTCGGCATGAAAGTGATCTTTTACGATGTGGTAACAAAGTTACCTCTTGGTAACGCAGTTGCTAAAAAGACGCTGAAAGATGTGGTGTCTCAGGCCGATGTAATTACGTTGCATGTTCCTGAAACCGCACAAACAAAGAATCTTATTAATAAATCAGTATTAAAACATTTTAAGAAAGGAGCCATTTTGCTGAACTATGCCCGTGGGGAAGTGGTAGACCTGGATGCGCTCGCGAAAGCCCTGGAAGACGGTACCGTAGGCGGTGCCGGTATTGATGTGTATCCCTGGGAACCGGAAAAGAATGGCGATACATTCACCACACCGCTGCAGAACCTTTCCAACGTGATCCTCACCCCGCACATAGGAGGTTCAACAGAAGAAGCCCAGCAAAACATTGGCGAAGATGTGAGCAATAAGTTGTTCCAGTACCTGGAAATGGGCGGCACCACAGGCTCGCATACCGTACCATCACTCAGTTTACCACCACAGGAAGGTACGCACCGGATTCTGCACATTCACAACAACGTACCCGGAGTACTTTCTGAAATCAACACCCAGCTTTCCAACCATAAGATCAACATTCTGAGTCAATACCTCAAAACGAATGATGAGATTGGTTACGTGGTGCTGGATGTGGATAAGAAACTTTCCGCCCAGGCATTTCAACTGCTGAAAGAAGTGAAAGAAACCATCAAAGTGAGAATGTTGTATTAA
- a CDS encoding DEAD/DEAH box helicase, with amino-acid sequence MTFADFNLDEQLMEGLEAMNFNTPTPIQQQAIPIILQDKDLVACAQTGTGKTAAYLLPVIHKLMQKEDRKLNTLILAPTRELAQQIDQQVEGIGYFTGVSSMAIYGGGDGALWTQQKKAILEGADIIIATPGRLIGHLASGAINFHHLEHLILDEADRMLDMGFYDDIVRIIQFLPQKRQTLLFSATMPPKIRTLANKILHEPEQINISVSKPAEGILQQAYMVFDEQKTPLISSLLKDTPHQSIIIFASTKETVKKLHTTLKRKGFGIEAFHSDLEQAEREAILQQFKSRRLPILIGTDVLSRGIDVEGIGLVVNYDVPPDPEDYIHRIGRTARAATTGTAITFITPRDQRRFHQVEQLMEREVSKLPVPEELGPVPEYNPGAGRGSGGGRNFGGNRKGGGNNFNRRQPPRHQHNKEQHKGQRSGGGQRGGGNASPKQGE; translated from the coding sequence GTGACTTTTGCAGATTTTAATTTAGATGAACAGTTGATGGAAGGTTTGGAAGCGATGAATTTTAATACGCCCACCCCCATCCAACAACAAGCGATCCCCATAATTTTACAAGATAAGGACCTCGTGGCCTGCGCACAAACAGGAACAGGGAAAACCGCTGCCTATCTGCTGCCGGTGATCCACAAACTGATGCAGAAAGAAGACCGTAAACTGAACACCCTGATCCTCGCCCCCACAAGGGAACTTGCGCAGCAGATCGACCAGCAGGTGGAGGGCATCGGTTATTTTACCGGCGTAAGTTCCATGGCCATTTATGGCGGTGGCGATGGCGCATTGTGGACCCAACAGAAGAAAGCCATCCTGGAAGGCGCGGATATTATTATCGCCACACCAGGCAGGTTGATCGGCCATCTTGCTTCCGGCGCCATCAATTTTCACCACCTGGAACACCTTATCCTGGATGAGGCCGACAGGATGCTGGACATGGGTTTCTATGACGATATCGTCCGCATCATTCAGTTCCTGCCGCAGAAAAGGCAGACGCTGTTGTTCTCGGCCACCATGCCACCAAAGATCAGGACGCTGGCCAATAAGATTCTGCACGAACCCGAACAGATCAACATCTCGGTTTCCAAACCCGCAGAAGGTATTCTGCAACAGGCTTACATGGTTTTCGATGAACAGAAAACACCGCTCATTAGTTCCCTCCTGAAAGATACACCGCACCAAAGCATCATCATCTTCGCCTCCACAAAGGAAACGGTGAAAAAGCTGCATACCACTTTAAAGCGCAAAGGCTTTGGTATTGAAGCTTTCCACTCCGACCTGGAGCAGGCGGAAAGGGAGGCGATCCTACAACAATTTAAAAGCCGCAGGCTACCGATACTGATCGGTACCGATGTGCTTTCCCGTGGTATCGATGTGGAGGGAATAGGGTTGGTGGTGAACTACGACGTGCCGCCTGATCCCGAAGATTATATTCACCGTATTGGTCGTACCGCCCGTGCAGCTACCACGGGAACCGCCATCACTTTCATTACCCCACGCGATCAGCGCAGGTTCCACCAGGTGGAACAATTGATGGAAAGGGAAGTAAGTAAGTTACCTGTTCCGGAAGAACTGGGTCCGGTTCCTGAATACAATCCAGGTGCAGGTCGCGGCAGCGGTGGCGGACGAAATTTTGGCGGCAACAGAAAGGGCGGGGGCAACAATTTTAACCGCAGGCAGCCGCCCAGGCACCAGCACAACAAAGAACAGCATAAGGGACAACGATCCGGTGGCGGACAAAGAGGTGGCGGGAACGCTTCACCCAAGCAGGGAGAGTAA
- a CDS encoding DUF4394 domain-containing protein yields the protein MKPSLTLSKAGMLALTGLLLSLSSCKKDKKDDMGQSIEAVDFYLLTTSNALIKYNGENPSMPLATTPISGIASGENIVSIDFRPATGQLYGISNMSKLFVINPDNGMAKQVGAEPFTPALNSTKVSIDFNPTVDRLRVITDKGQNLRMNPETGTVVATDGNINGVMNAAITGAAYTNSKAGATSTVLFDIDATTQKLYKQNPPNDGKLEEVGALKVNFSGVAAFDISPDNKVSIAALTTNSGTGLYFIDVNTGKATMVTKIAQAVIGLAIQSAPVAYATDASNGLIIFNPMMPSYMVSKPATGIATGDKIVGLDFRPANSQLYALGSTGRIYTVNTSNAAFTQVGNVFATALMGTEFGFDFNPTVDRIRLVSNMGQNLRLNPNDGTVAMVDGMLNPGTPAVTAAAYTNNFAGATTTTLFVVDAAAGKLFKQDPPNNGTLVEIGTLGGMFNGSNGFDIGGRTGMAYAVLTSGTATGIYSINLTTGRATMMSSFGTQVSAMAVSPGL from the coding sequence ATGAAACCAAGCTTAACACTTTCAAAAGCAGGCATGCTGGCTTTAACCGGTTTGCTGCTCAGCCTTTCATCCTGCAAAAAAGATAAAAAAGATGACATGGGACAGTCAATAGAAGCGGTTGATTTTTACTTGCTCACCACTTCTAATGCGCTGATCAAATATAACGGAGAAAATCCATCAATGCCACTGGCCACAACGCCCATTTCCGGTATAGCTTCGGGGGAGAATATTGTAAGCATCGACTTCAGGCCGGCTACAGGTCAGCTTTACGGGATCAGCAATATGAGCAAACTCTTCGTGATCAATCCTGATAATGGAATGGCGAAGCAGGTGGGGGCGGAACCGTTTACACCCGCTTTAAACAGTACAAAAGTTTCCATCGATTTTAACCCCACAGTTGATCGCCTGCGGGTGATTACAGATAAGGGCCAGAACCTCCGTATGAATCCTGAAACAGGAACTGTGGTGGCTACCGATGGCAATATCAATGGCGTTATGAACGCGGCCATTACAGGTGCAGCCTACACGAATAGTAAGGCAGGTGCTACTTCCACGGTATTGTTCGATATTGATGCAACGACACAAAAATTATACAAGCAGAATCCGCCCAACGATGGTAAGCTCGAAGAAGTTGGTGCGTTGAAAGTCAATTTTTCCGGGGTGGCGGCATTCGATATCAGCCCGGATAATAAAGTAAGTATCGCAGCGCTCACCACCAACAGTGGCACCGGCCTTTATTTCATTGATGTGAACACGGGAAAGGCGACTATGGTTACAAAAATCGCACAAGCCGTAATAGGACTGGCCATTCAGAGCGCACCTGTAGCTTATGCCACTGATGCATCGAACGGACTGATCATCTTTAACCCGATGATGCCTTCGTATATGGTGTCCAAACCAGCGACCGGCATTGCAACCGGAGACAAAATTGTTGGACTGGATTTTCGTCCGGCCAACAGTCAGCTGTATGCGCTTGGTTCCACCGGCAGAATATATACCGTAAATACTTCCAACGCTGCTTTCACGCAGGTGGGTAATGTATTTGCGACTGCCTTGATGGGAACCGAATTTGGCTTCGACTTCAACCCTACGGTTGACCGCATAAGGTTAGTGAGCAATATGGGACAGAACTTACGCCTTAACCCTAATGATGGCACCGTAGCAATGGTGGATGGCATGCTCAACCCGGGAACGCCGGCCGTTACAGCGGCCGCGTATACGAATAATTTTGCGGGGGCAACTACCACAACGCTCTTCGTGGTGGATGCGGCAGCTGGCAAATTGTTTAAACAGGATCCTCCCAATAATGGTACATTGGTTGAAATTGGTACACTTGGCGGGATGTTCAACGGGAGCAACGGATTTGATATCGGGGGAAGAACCGGGATGGCTTATGCGGTATTGACCAGTGGTACTGCTACGGGCATCTATTCCATAAACCTCACTACGGGTAGAGCTACTATGATGAGCAGTTTCGGAACCCAGGTATCTGCTATGGCAGTTTCTCCGGGACTATAA
- the lpdA gene encoding dihydrolipoyl dehydrogenase — protein sequence MAYDVIVLGSGPGGYVAAIRASQLGFKTAIVEKESLGGVCLNWGCIPTKALLKSAQVFEYIKHAKDFGLEANGSADFGAVVKRSRGVADKMSKGVQFLMRKNKIDVHMGYGKIKAKGQLEVTGTDGKVQVLEAKHIIVATGGRSRELPSMKQDGKKVIGYREAMVLPEMPKSMIVVGSGAIGVEFAYFYNSMGTKVTIVEFMPKVVPVEDDDISKELEKSYKKIGIDIMTSSEVLSVDTSGAGVKAKVKTPTGEVTLEADILLSAAGVVANIENIGLETVGVKTDKGKIVVDKFYQTNVPGIYAIGDCVPGQALAHVASKEAIICVEALGYNEKKYHHKPEALDYGNVPGCTYCTPEIASVGFTEKAAKEAGYEIKVGKFPLSASGKASAAGHTEGFVKVIFDAKYGEWLGTHMIGYNVTEIIAQTVTARKLETTYQEVLNSIHPHPTISESVKDAIEVAYGEAIHL from the coding sequence ATGGCATACGACGTAATTGTTCTTGGGAGTGGCCCCGGCGGCTATGTAGCGGCTATCAGGGCATCTCAGCTTGGTTTTAAAACCGCCATCGTGGAAAAGGAAAGTCTGGGTGGGGTTTGTTTGAACTGGGGCTGTATTCCTACCAAAGCTTTGTTAAAAAGCGCGCAGGTATTTGAATACATTAAGCATGCGAAAGATTTTGGTCTGGAAGCGAACGGTAGCGCAGATTTTGGTGCCGTGGTGAAGAGAAGCCGCGGTGTGGCCGATAAAATGAGCAAGGGCGTTCAGTTCCTGATGCGTAAGAATAAGATTGATGTACACATGGGCTATGGTAAAATCAAGGCCAAAGGCCAGCTCGAAGTTACCGGGACCGATGGTAAGGTACAGGTGCTGGAAGCCAAACATATTATTGTGGCCACCGGCGGAAGAAGCCGTGAACTGCCTTCCATGAAACAGGATGGCAAAAAAGTGATCGGATACCGTGAGGCGATGGTGCTGCCTGAAATGCCCAAATCCATGATCGTGGTGGGCAGTGGCGCGATCGGCGTGGAATTCGCCTACTTCTACAACAGCATGGGCACCAAAGTGACCATCGTGGAATTTATGCCGAAAGTAGTTCCGGTAGAAGACGACGATATCTCAAAAGAACTCGAAAAGAGCTATAAGAAAATTGGCATCGACATCATGACCAGCAGCGAAGTACTCAGTGTAGATACTTCAGGTGCCGGCGTGAAAGCCAAAGTAAAAACACCAACCGGAGAAGTGACGCTGGAAGCCGATATTCTGCTGAGCGCAGCAGGTGTGGTGGCCAATATTGAGAACATCGGCCTGGAAACTGTTGGTGTGAAAACCGATAAAGGCAAGATCGTGGTGGATAAATTCTACCAGACCAATGTGCCCGGCATCTACGCCATCGGCGACTGTGTTCCCGGTCAGGCGCTCGCGCACGTGGCTTCCAAAGAAGCCATCATTTGTGTAGAGGCACTCGGTTACAACGAGAAAAAATACCACCACAAACCAGAAGCCCTCGATTACGGCAATGTGCCCGGTTGTACCTATTGCACACCAGAGATCGCTTCCGTGGGCTTCACCGAAAAAGCGGCGAAAGAAGCCGGCTACGAAATCAAAGTGGGCAAGTTCCCCCTGAGCGCTTCCGGAAAAGCTTCCGCTGCCGGACATACAGAAGGTTTCGTAAAAGTGATCTTCGACGCGAAATATGGAGAATGGCTCGGTACACATATGATCGGTTACAACGTAACTGAGATCATCGCTCAAACCGTGACCGCGCGCAAACTGGAAACTACTTACCAGGAAGTGCTGAACAGTATTCACCCCCACCCCACTATTTCTGAAAGCGTGAAAGACGCGATCGAAGTGGCGTACGGTGAAGCGATCCACTTGTAA
- the bshB1 gene encoding bacillithiol biosynthesis deacetylase BshB1: MKLDILAIAVHPDDVELCCAGTLMMEKLKGKKTGIVDLTRGELGTRGTPELRLEEAQKAAAIMEVDVRENLGMADGFFRDDEAHQRKIIEVIRKYRPEIVLTNPLSDRHPDHGRAGKLIATAAFLSGLRKIETTGADGKPQEHWRPKYVFHTIQDTYHEPDFVYDITPVAARKLEAIKAYSSQFFSETYKADEPQTYISNPGFLEFVAGRDKMLGKMVGVAHAEGFTTEKMIGVQSFDAFVQQTT, translated from the coding sequence ATGAAACTTGATATACTGGCTATAGCCGTGCACCCCGATGATGTGGAACTGTGTTGCGCGGGTACGTTGATGATGGAAAAACTGAAAGGGAAAAAAACAGGTATCGTGGACCTGACACGCGGAGAACTGGGCACACGGGGAACGCCCGAACTGCGCCTCGAAGAAGCCCAAAAAGCGGCGGCCATCATGGAAGTGGACGTACGAGAGAACCTGGGCATGGCCGATGGTTTTTTCCGGGACGATGAAGCGCACCAGCGGAAGATCATCGAGGTGATCCGTAAATACAGGCCCGAAATTGTACTCACCAACCCACTTTCCGACCGGCATCCCGATCATGGACGTGCCGGAAAACTGATTGCCACCGCCGCTTTCCTAAGTGGATTGCGGAAAATTGAAACAACGGGCGCAGATGGAAAGCCACAGGAACACTGGCGGCCAAAGTATGTTTTCCATACTATCCAGGATACTTACCACGAACCGGATTTTGTGTACGATATCACCCCGGTGGCGGCAAGGAAACTGGAGGCGATCAAAGCCTATTCATCCCAATTCTTCTCCGAAACCTACAAAGCGGATGAACCACAAACCTATATTTCAAACCCGGGTTTCCTGGAGTTTGTGGCGGGAAGAGATAAAATGCTCGGCAAAATGGTGGGAGTGGCCCACGCCGAGGGATTTACTACAGAAAAAATGATTGGTGTTCAATCATTTGATGCGTTCGTTCAACAAACCACCTGA
- a CDS encoding acyl-CoA desaturase, whose protein sequence is MSFHSELKKRVQEYFDQKKISPTGDFRLFSKAIILLLSLVAVYVHLVFFESPVWVALLECVVLGGVVSAIGFNVMHDGAHGSFSQHKWMNNIAAFSLNVLGGSSFMWNVKHNIIHHAYTNIDGMDDDIDIKPFMRMSVSQKKYKLHKFQHIYFWFLYCLLYIFWIFVSDYKKYFTKKIGDMPLKKMALKDHLFFWGFKALNLFLFIGLPIYVVGFQHWLIGFLVFTVVAGLVLSVVFQLAHTVEHTAFPMPDEVTGKLEDEWAVHQLRTTANFATQNKVVCWLVGGLNFQVEHHLFPKISHVHYPAINKIIKQACAEYGVVYIEYARVRQALASHISYLKMVGQAA, encoded by the coding sequence ATGTCCTTTCACTCCGAACTTAAAAAGAGGGTTCAGGAGTATTTCGATCAGAAAAAAATCTCTCCCACAGGTGACTTCAGGCTTTTTTCCAAGGCAATCATTCTTTTACTTTCTTTGGTGGCAGTGTATGTTCACCTGGTCTTTTTTGAATCTCCGGTTTGGGTAGCGCTGCTGGAATGCGTTGTGTTGGGCGGCGTGGTATCCGCGATCGGCTTCAATGTAATGCACGACGGCGCACATGGCAGTTTCAGTCAGCACAAATGGATGAACAATATCGCCGCTTTCTCCCTTAATGTGTTGGGCGGAAGCAGCTTCATGTGGAACGTAAAACACAATATCATTCACCATGCCTACACCAATATCGATGGTATGGATGATGATATCGATATCAAGCCTTTCATGCGCATGAGCGTTTCGCAAAAGAAGTATAAACTGCATAAATTCCAGCACATCTATTTCTGGTTCCTTTATTGCCTGCTCTATATTTTCTGGATTTTTGTTTCCGATTATAAAAAGTATTTCACCAAAAAGATCGGCGATATGCCCCTTAAAAAGATGGCGTTGAAAGATCATCTTTTCTTCTGGGGATTCAAAGCGCTGAACCTTTTCCTGTTCATCGGTTTACCAATATATGTTGTCGGTTTTCAACACTGGCTCATCGGCTTCCTCGTGTTTACGGTAGTGGCTGGTCTGGTACTGAGTGTAGTGTTCCAACTGGCGCATACTGTTGAACATACCGCGTTCCCCATGCCTGATGAAGTAACCGGTAAACTGGAAGACGAGTGGGCGGTTCACCAATTGCGCACCACCGCGAATTTCGCTACCCAGAACAAGGTTGTTTGCTGGCTGGTAGGCGGCTTGAATTTCCAGGTAGAGCACCATCTTTTCCCGAAGATTTCCCACGTACATTATCCTGCGATCAATAAAATTATTAAGCAGGCTTGTGCCGAATATGGTGTGGTGTATATTGAATATGCCAGGGTAAGACAGGCGCTGGCTTCGCATATTTCCTACCTGAAGATGGTGGGACAGGCAGCATAA
- a CDS encoding addiction module protein, whose product MGLANPVQQQITQYLPRLSAEQQKAVLTVVKTFVKQQETHHSSPLEDSAFVAEMDRRMAELENNEVKGVSWEEVKRKARKSVKSSK is encoded by the coding sequence ATGGGACTTGCAAATCCAGTTCAGCAACAGATAACGCAATATTTACCCAGGCTGAGTGCGGAACAGCAGAAAGCGGTATTAACCGTAGTAAAAACTTTTGTGAAACAACAGGAAACGCATCATTCGAGCCCTTTAGAGGATTCGGCGTTTGTTGCTGAAATGGATCGGCGCATGGCTGAATTGGAAAACAATGAGGTTAAAGGTGTTAGCTGGGAAGAAGTGAAACGTAAAGCCCGTAAGTCGGTAAAATCATCCAAGTAA
- a CDS encoding type II toxin-antitoxin system RelE/ParE family toxin: MKYALVFHPASQMEYTEAFIWYEKQQAGLGHEFEEALEERLLQIAQHPEHYSAVKKPYREASVNKFPFVIVYKISKQTRSVFIFSIFHTSRNPRLKYRKKN, from the coding sequence ATGAAGTATGCACTTGTATTTCATCCCGCTTCACAGATGGAATATACAGAAGCATTCATATGGTATGAAAAACAGCAAGCAGGACTTGGACATGAATTTGAGGAAGCATTGGAAGAAAGATTACTTCAAATTGCACAACATCCGGAACATTACAGTGCTGTAAAGAAGCCTTACAGGGAAGCGAGCGTTAATAAATTTCCTTTTGTAATTGTATATAAGATCAGTAAACAGACACGAAGTGTGTTTATTTTCTCTATTTTTCATACAAGTAGAAATCCGAGACTGAAGTACCGAAAGAAAAATTGA
- a CDS encoding acyl-CoA dehydrogenase, with product MQFHLSEEHLMIRQAARDFAQNDCLPGVIERDEKQQFPKEQIKKLGELGFMGMMVDPKYGGAGMDTISYVLAMEEISKVDASVSVCMSVNNSLVCWGLEKFGSEEQKQQYLVPLAKGEKIGAFLLSEPEAGSDATSQRTIAEDKGDHYLLNGTKNWITNGSSAEIYLVMAQTDVAKGSKGINAFIVEKSWPGVTVGPKENKMGIRGSDTHSIMFQDVRVPKENRIGEDGFGFKFAMKTLAGGRIGIAAQALGIASGSYELALKYSKERKAFGKEIMQHQAIQFKLADMATRVEAARLLCLKAAWEKDNGLDYTLSSSMAKVYASETAMWASTEAVQVHGGYGYVKEYHVERLMRDAKITQIYEGTSEVQRIVISRGILQ from the coding sequence ATGCAATTTCATTTGTCTGAAGAACATTTGATGATACGCCAGGCAGCCAGGGATTTTGCACAGAACGATTGCCTGCCCGGAGTGATTGAAAGGGACGAAAAACAACAGTTTCCCAAAGAACAGATCAAAAAACTGGGTGAACTCGGTTTTATGGGTATGATGGTGGATCCGAAATACGGCGGGGCCGGAATGGATACCATCAGCTATGTACTCGCTATGGAGGAAATCAGTAAAGTGGACGCGAGTGTGAGCGTATGTATGAGCGTAAACAACAGCCTGGTGTGCTGGGGACTTGAAAAGTTTGGGAGTGAAGAACAGAAGCAGCAATACCTTGTGCCGTTGGCGAAAGGGGAGAAGATCGGCGCTTTCCTGTTGAGCGAACCGGAAGCCGGCAGTGATGCCACCTCACAGCGTACCATCGCAGAAGACAAAGGCGATCATTACCTGCTGAACGGCACAAAGAACTGGATCACCAACGGATCTTCCGCGGAAATATATCTTGTGATGGCACAAACCGATGTAGCAAAAGGTTCAAAGGGCATCAACGCGTTCATCGTGGAAAAATCATGGCCCGGAGTAACCGTGGGGCCTAAAGAAAACAAAATGGGCATCCGTGGAAGTGATACGCACAGTATCATGTTCCAGGATGTGCGGGTTCCCAAAGAGAACAGGATCGGTGAAGATGGTTTCGGTTTCAAATTCGCCATGAAAACACTGGCGGGAGGAAGGATCGGGATCGCGGCACAGGCGCTCGGCATTGCAAGCGGTTCCTATGAACTGGCCCTTAAATATTCAAAAGAAAGAAAAGCCTTCGGGAAAGAGATCATGCAGCACCAGGCCATCCAGTTCAAACTGGCGGATATGGCTACAAGGGTAGAAGCGGCCCGGTTGCTGTGCCTGAAAGCCGCCTGGGAAAAAGATAACGGTCTGGACTACACGCTCAGCAGTTCCATGGCCAAGGTTTACGCATCTGAAACCGCCATGTGGGCAAGCACGGAAGCCGTTCAGGTGCACGGTGGCTATGGTTATGTGAAAGAATACCATGTGGAACGCCTGATGCGCGATGCCAAGATCACACAGATTTATGAAGGTACTTCTGAAGTACAACGCATCGTGATCTCCAGGGGAATTCTCCAGTAA
- a CDS encoding YggS family pyridoxal phosphate-dependent enzyme, with amino-acid sequence MGINLVQYRHLLQTLPQDVTLVAVSKLKPASDILALYNEGHRDFGENYVQELTDKQGQLPKDINWHFIGHLQSNKVKYIAPFVSLIHGVDSLKLLAEVNKQAIKNKKTIPVLLQVHIAKEETKFGLDAAELDQLIQEIQGQPEIWTGIRLSGLMGMASFTEDASQVKAEFDILAELFEKYKPVQTANISFRHLSMGMSNDYELAISCGSNMIRIGSMLFGARN; translated from the coding sequence ATGGGCATCAATCTCGTTCAATACAGGCATCTTCTTCAAACGCTTCCTCAGGATGTTACGCTGGTGGCGGTTTCCAAGCTGAAACCCGCTTCCGATATTCTTGCGCTTTACAATGAAGGCCACCGCGATTTCGGGGAAAATTATGTACAGGAACTGACGGATAAACAGGGCCAGTTACCTAAAGATATCAACTGGCATTTTATAGGACATCTGCAATCCAATAAAGTAAAATACATAGCGCCATTTGTAAGTCTGATCCACGGTGTGGACAGCTTGAAATTGCTGGCTGAAGTGAACAAACAGGCGATTAAAAATAAAAAGACCATCCCGGTATTGTTACAGGTGCATATCGCGAAGGAAGAAACCAAGTTCGGACTGGACGCAGCGGAACTGGATCAACTGATACAGGAAATACAGGGGCAACCTGAAATATGGACGGGCATTCGGCTCTCCGGCTTGATGGGCATGGCCTCTTTTACGGAAGATGCCAGCCAGGTGAAAGCGGAGTTTGATATATTGGCAGAACTTTTCGAAAAATACAAGCCTGTGCAAACCGCAAACATCTCGTTCCGTCACCTTTCTATGGGGATGAGCAACGATTATGAGCTGGCCATTTCCTGCGGAAGCAATATGATACGCATCGGCAGTATGTTGTTTGGCGCACGAAACTGA